In Microplitis mediator isolate UGA2020A chromosome 2, iyMicMedi2.1, whole genome shotgun sequence, a single window of DNA contains:
- the LOC130678705 gene encoding uncharacterized protein LOC130678705 encodes MGRNKKKNKKINSSEENIITDKIKNELNLSNDVNNKLSLSSPSSTSSSGTSILNIYERLNLPLKPSGVDLSIDSDDEETLEFQIRPRVFYVCNLCLVCMNICTTGVKCNNCHMVYYCTENHRDEDKPKHNELCCALSRVCKGMEGFSLAKSLPPDLYRSFRMKTIDVVERLIRRRLDLWEREILLYPKICRSCKKIDDDLICCCNCNIDFYCINHKDEHDKWCKDFQVFRKILWMQHQHGFVDPDVPVVFYKESHVLPDNFDLLMYHMYDNSPIYRRIDCYTYASLSYISTAPLTSLFAMQKSIDNWELKSEFVIHIIGAEFQFECAALRVWEKLFLHFLPKLKKLHLEFTGPELYLPPQLPCELLGKIKMCRRCKSEKRKIFISFNDQKLYHNTDDKKPADLICLFNPGLYRETGYDGIDTWPLTIKKFCDAKVPVVITSYTEFEIPRDIERIKTICGIEMLLEPQRNQFAAVKPDRNFVSDDVVPLMYKNYCISIVKGV; translated from the coding sequence ATGGGTcgtaataaaaagaaaaataaaaaaataaattcgtcagaagaaaatataataacagataaaataaaaaatgaattaaatttaagtaatgatgtaaataataaattatcattatcatcaccatcatcaaCTTCATCATCAGGaacttcaattttaaatatttacgaaAGATTAAATTTACCATTAAAACCATCCGGAGTTGATTTATCAATTGACAGTGATGATGAAGAAACGCTCGAGTTTCAAATAAGGCCTCGAGTATTTTATGTATGCAATTTATGTTTAGTTTGTATGAATATCTGTACAACAGGCGTTAAGTGTAATAATTGTCATATGGTTTATTATTGCACGGAAAATCATCGAGATGAGGATAAACCGAAACATAATGAATTGTGTTGTGCATTATCACGTGTATGTAAAGGTATGGAAGGTTTTTCATTGGCTAAAAGTTTACCACCAGATTTATATCGTTCATTTCGTATGAAAACAATAGATGTTGTTGAAAGATTAATTAGAAGACGTTTAGATTTATGGGAACGTGAAATATTATTGTATCCAAAAATATGCCgttcatgtaaaaaaatagatgatGATTTAATTTGTTGCTGTAATTgtaatatcgatttttattgtattaatcACAAAGATGAACATGATAAATGGTGTAAAGATTTTCAAGTATTTCGCAAAATATTGTGGATGCAGCATCAGCACGGCTTCGTTGATCCCGATGTACCGGttgtattttataaagaaTCACATGTCTTACCAgacaattttgatttattaatgtaTCATATGTATGACAATAGTCCTATTTATAGGCGAATTGATTGCTATACTTATGCGAGTTTGTCTTATATTTCAACGGCACCGTTGACATCATTATTTGCAATgcaaaaatcaattgataaCTGGGAATTAAAAAGTGAATTTGTTATTCATATTATTGGCGCTGAATTTCAATTCGAGTGTGCGGCATTACGCGTGTGGGAAAAATTATTCCTTCATTTTTTaccaaagttgaaaaaattacatttagaATTTACTGGCCCGGAATTATATTTACCTCCACAATTACCGTGTGAATTAttgggtaaaataaaaatgtgccGACGTTGTAAATCAGAaaaacgtaaaatttttatttcgtttaatgatcaaaaattatatcacAATACGGATGATAAAAAACCTGCtgatttaatttgtttattcaaTCCGGGATTGTATCGTGAAACTGGTTACGATGGTATTGACACATGGCCATtgacaattaaaaagttttgcGACGCTAAAGTCCCAGTTGTCATTACCTCATACACGGAATTTGAAATACCACGTGATATTGAgagaattaaaacaatttgtgGTATCGAAATGCTATTAGAGCCTCAGAGAAATCAATTTGCGGCCGTTAAACCTGATAGAAATTTTGTTAGTGATGATGTTGTGCCTTtgatgtataaaaattattgtataagCATTGTTAAAGgtgtttaa
- the LOC130678703 gene encoding eukaryotic translation initiation factor 3 subunit B-like: protein MAIEAIMKKNQTEDSVLNNDNEWNDDAEPNFSDPEDFVDDIADEDLLPDILEQKPLETDGIESVIIVDGIPQVEADRFEKLNNLINKLFGKVGPIVNKYYPKTEAGVTKGFIFLEYNNKLSAAAAIKALNNYKLDKQHTFKVNLFTDFKKFENIPKDWEPPKPQPYSAVQDLHYNLLEPDAYDQFAVLSGNGAAVSVQVWLNSAPEPTLVEERRRWTETYFKWSPLGTYMATFHERGVVLWGGSKFKQVARFSQFGVECIDFSPRERYLVTFTPRMDGGPDQKRLVIWDILTGNEKRSFFPDGLSVWPIFRWSHDDKYLACMGEDILSVYETPSFGLLDKKSIKTVGIRDFSWSPTDNVVAYWVPEDKDVPARVTLLEIPSRNEIRNKNLFNVADCKIFWQKSGDYLCVKVDRFSKKKEKTEQKYTGMSYNFEIFHMREKQIPVDSVEMKEPIHAFAWEPVGNKFSIIHGEVPNVSVSFYEVRCGHQPALLKKLEKRACNHLFWSPAGQFVVLAGMTTMAGALEFVDTNDFTIMNTTDHYQVSDIEWDPTGRYVVTAVSNWKTSVDNAYWIWTFQGRILKRVNLNAFNQLLWRPRPPTLLTAEQIKDIKKSLKKYSSQFESKDKMRMTRASKEVLEKRRAMMEAFNEYREKRSEEWKNQKKRRMDLRCHIDTDNLDSDTKNVEEEVVEFFVKEEVILLD from the exons ATGGCGATAGAGgctattatgaaaaaaaatcagactGAAGATTCAGTGCTGAATAATGACAATGAATGGAATGATGATGCCGAGCCAAACTTTAGTGATCCTGAAGATTTTGTTGATGATATCGCTGACGAAG atttattgcCGGATATTTTGGAGCAGAAACCTTTGGAAACTGATGGGATTGAATCAGTTATTATTGTCGATGGAATACCTCAAGTTGAAGCCGACCGTTTTGAAAAACTTAATAACCTAATTAACAAGCTGTTCGGTAAAGTCGGCCCTATTGTTAACAAATATTACCCTAAAACTGAAGCTGGAGTAACTAAagg gTTCATTTTCTTGGagtacaataataaattaagcgCAGCAGCAGCAATAAAAGCTTTGAATAACTACAAACTTGATAAACAGCATacttttaaagttaatttatttacggaCTTCAAGAAGTTTGAAAATATACCGAAAGATTGGGAACCACCAAAACCCCAACCTTACAGTGCAGTTCAAGATCtgcattataatttattagaaCCTGATGCGTATGATCAGTTCGCAGTTCTTTCAGGAAACGGTGCTGCAGTGTCAGTACAAGTTTGGTTGAACTCAGCGCCAGAACCAACTCTTGTCGAAGAACGTCGACGATGGACCGAGACGTATTTCAAGTGGTCACCATTGGGAACTTACATGGCGACATTCCACGAACGTGGAGTCGTTCTCTGGGGTGGTTCGAAATTCAAGCAAGTAGCGCGATTTAGTCAGTTTGGAGTTGAATGTATTGATTTCTCTCCACGCGAGCGATACTTAGTTACTTTTACTCCGCGAATGGATGGTGGTCCTGATCAAAAACGTCTTGTTATCTGGGATATTCTTACGGGAAATGAAAAACGTTCATTCTTCCCCGATGGATTATCCGTTTGGCCGATCTTCCGCTGGTCTCACGACGACAAGTATTTGGCTTGTATGGGTGAAGACATTTTGAGTGTTTACGAGACTCCGTCGTTTGGTCttttggataaaaaaagtattaaaactgTAGGAATACGTGACTTCAGTTGGTCACCAACTGATAATGTTGTTGCTTACTGGGTACCTGAAGACAAAGATGTTCCTGCTCGTGTAACACTTTTAGAAATACCCAGTCGTAatgaaataagaaataaaaatctattcaATGTTGCCGACTGCAAGATCTTTTGGCAAAAATCTGGTGATTATTTGTGTGTCAAGGTTGATCGATTTtcgaagaaaaaagaaaaaactgaaCAAAAGTACACGGGAATGTCTtacaattttgaaatattccaCATGCGTGAGAAACAAATTCCAGTGGATAGTGTTGAGATGAAAGAACCTATTCATGCTTTTGCTTGGGAACCAGTTGGTAATaagttttcaataattcatGGCGAGGTACCGAATGTGAGTGTGAGTTTCTATGAAGTTAGATGTGGACATCAACCAGcattgctaaaaaaattagagaagAGAGCGTGCAATCACTTATTCTGGTCACCTGCTGGACAATTTGTCGTCTTGGCTGGAATGACAACGATGGCCGGTGCATTGGAATTTGTTGATACCAATGATTTTACAATTATGAATACTACTGATCATTATCAAGTATCTGATATCGAGTGGGATCCAACTGGTAGATACGTTGTCACGGCTGTGTCTAATTGGAAAACAAGTGTAGATAATGCCTACTGGATTTGGACATTCCAAGGTCGTATTTTGAAGCGTGTCAACCTTAATGCCTTCAATCAATTACTTTGGCGACCTCGTCCTCCTACTCTATTGACTGCTGAACAGATAAAGGACattaaaaagtctcttaaaAAATACTCATCTCAATTCGAGAGCAAGGATAAGATGCGTATGACACGGGCTTCCAAGGAAGTACTCGAAAAACGTCGTGCTATGATGGAGGCATTCAATGAGTACCGAGAAAAGCGTAGTGAAGAATGGAAAAACCAGAAGAAACGTCGTATGGATCTCCGTTGTCACATTGATACTGACAATCTTGATTCAGATACTAAAAATGTTGAAGAAGAAGTTGTTGAATTCTTTGTTAAAGAGGAAGTTATTCTACTGGATTAG
- the LOC130664134 gene encoding solute carrier family 41 member 1-like: protein MSNAEIGTHDLEKKSRLRYRNKFENRKNNREEMVGFGHGESLSKALADVTTELTVYSDDSSDDQDTSRLISSSSLSLQPRVSFEESKKNGIKTKRTEIEKEDENVWTISVQMFIPFLLAGFGMVAASLLLDVVQHWPVYQVVSEVYILVPALLGLKGNLEMTLASRLSTQANLGHMDTEKQQWTLIIGNLALIQCQSMVVGLLASLAAVIFGWIPEAHFDIHHGLLLCASALVTASVASFLLGLIMVAVILFSKRMNINPDNVATPIAASLGDLTTLALLSWISSLLYSAIDNQTWIAPTMIICCLLATPVWGYIAARNPFTKEVLNYGWSPVISAMLISSIGGLILDFTISNYKGIAVFQLVINGVGGNLVAVQASRISTSLHIEQHSGKVEKPPKICISPFDAFLAPGGHSRIARILLMMVIPGHLIFSYTISYLKAGHTSFTATFIVVYLFAALLQVILLLYLAQLMVVWMWTRGMDPDSSAIPYLTAAGDLLGTALLGIAFHILYAIGDKDSDVGD from the exons ATGAGCAATGCAGAAATCGGGACGCATGATCTCGAGAAAAAGAGCCGATTGCGATatcgaaataaatttgaaaatagaaaaaataatagagaAGAAATGGTTGGTTTTGGGCATGGAGAGTCACTTAGCAAAGCACTTGCAGATGTGACAACAGAGCTTACTGTTTATTCAGACGATTCAAGTGATGATCAAGATACTAGTCGTCTTATTTCTTCGTCATCATTGTCTCTACAGCCACGTGTTAGTTTTgaggaatccaaaaaaaatggaataaaaacaaaacgtACGGAAATTGAAAAAGAAGATGAAAATGTTTGGACTATTTCTGTACAGATGTTTATTCCTTTTTTACTTGCTGGATTTGGTATGGTCGCAGCCAGTCTGTTACTTGATGTTGTTCAA caCTGGCCAGTGTATCAAGTAGTATCAGAGGTATATATTTTGGTACCAGCATTATTGGGGTTGAAAGGAAACCTAGAAATGACTCTGGCCTCACGTCTGTCTACCCAAGCAAATCTAGGTCACATGGATACAGAGAAACAGCAGTGGACGTTAATAATCGGTAATCTAGCTTTGATCCAATGCCAGTCAATGGTGGTTGGTTTATTGGCGTCCTTGGCAGCAGTGATCTTTGGATGGATACCCGAAGCACACTTTGATATTCACCATGGACTATTACTGTGTGCTAGTGCACTTGTCACAGCCTCTGTTGCTAGTTTCCTGCTTGGTCTTATAATGGTTGCAGTTATACTATTCTCTAAACGGATGAATATTAACCCTGACAATGTTGCCACGCCAATTGCCGCATCACTCGGTGATTTGACAACTCTTGCATTACTATCATGGATATCCTCACTTTTATACAGTGCCATTGACAATCAAACATGGATAGCTCCTACTATGATCATTTGCTGCTTATTAGCAACACCTGTTTGGGGATATATTGCTGCTAGAAATCCCTTTACTAAAGAAGTTCTTAATTACGGTTGGAGTCCTGTTATTTCAGCTATGTTAATTAGCAG cattggtggattaattttagatttcaCAATATCAAATTACAAAGGTATTGCTGTTTTTCAATTAGTAATAAATGGCGTTGGAGGTAATTTAGTTGCCGTTCAGGCAAGTCGAATATCTACGTCACTTCATATAGAACAACATAGTGGAAAAGTTGAAAAACCACCTAAAATTTGTATTAGTCCTTTTGATGCATTTTTAGCTCCTg gtggACATTCACGGATTGCAAGAATTTTATTGATGATGGTAATACCAGGTCACTTAATATTTAGTTATACAATAAGTTATCTTAAAGCAGGACATACTTCCTTCACGGCAACATTTATTGTTGTGTATTTATTTGCGGCACTTTTACAA gtAATTTTACTCTTATATTTGGCTCAACTGATGGTTGTTTGGATGTGGACACGCGGAATGGACCCTGACAGCTCAGCGATCCCATATCTAACAGCTGCTGGTGATTTATTGGGTACTGCATTACTAGGTATCGCTTTTCATATTCTTTATGCAATCGGTGATAAAGATTCAGATGTTGGTGATTAG